GGGATCGCCCCAAGACTTCCTTGACCATTATATCTGGCTGCCGATCACCAATGCGCTGTTGTCATGCCTGAGTTTCCCGCTAATGAAGAGGAAAGGGCTGCTGCGTTGGCTCACGCTCCTGGCGCTGATCCTCCCGATTCTGTTTTTAATCAAGGTAATTTACCTCATGAACATCCCCATGCCCATCAAACCCGAATATGATTCCTAACCCGGCTTGCACCAAGAGTCATACTGCCAAGTCGGAGGGATAGAAAACATCATTAGCCCCGAAAAACCTCAAAAAACGCAAAGCAAGAATGCTTGTTGTCGGTTAAGTTACGGACTTATGAGTATATGGGATGAAATGGATCGAGACGGATTTGATAGTTTACCAGTTCCGCCGGTCGAACGCTGAGTTTGTGCCGCTGGTGATCGCCGGCAGCGGCAGCTTCTGCACGGTGGTCAGCGTCCAATGTTTTGCTGCACGACTTGGTGGGCGGTCTCCTGAAGGAAACGTGCATGATCCGGAGCCAGACCGGCGGGGGTAAAAGTGTTGCCGACCACGGTTTTGCCAAACATTACTTCATAAAACACGCAGGCCCCCAAGTATTCCCCCGCCACTCCGGCATGATGCCCGTCCATGCTCAGTTTCTGCTGATCGCTGGTCTTGGATTTTTGCCAGCGCCAACCCGCGTGCAGCGAATGAGTCTGGTCAGGCAGCGCCGGGATTTGGGCCTGTTTGGCATCAAAAGCGGTATCGGGCCGGAATCCCCATTTGGGATCGGTATCCGCCAGGTAAAACGCTTCGCCCACGGGCAATAGCAGCACCCCGAGTTCCCGGGCAATGGTCCGGTAGGCGTTGGTCAGGCTCTGATACATCTCCAACTGCGTCGCCGGCTCGCCCGCTTTGGGCGACTTGACCGCAAAGCGCGGATCATCCACACGATACGCCCAGGTCTCATGCAGAATCACTTCCGCCTTGGGCGCGTGTTTTTTAATGTAATCATAAAGTTGGCGGGCATAGGGGCGGTAGGTATTCAAGTCGTGGCTGCGGATGCTGGCCTGCTGGATGGTGACGAAATCAAGCGGGTTCGAGGTCAACTCCTGTTTCAGGCTGCGGCGGGTGGCGTATAGACCGTTGGTGGACTGCGGGTCGCGTTCGTGATTCTCGGCTTTTTCCCAGTGCTGCTGCATGGTGGAACCGCCGATATCCGCGCGGTGTATTTCCAGGATGTCGCCTGCCGCCTTGGCCAGGTCGCCCAGGTAATGCGTTGCATTCTGGGAGAAACTGTTGCCCACGGTCAACAGCCGCACCGTGCGCCCAGCAGCCTCATTTGCAGCGCCTGCCGCCGCAACAGTCAACGCCAACACCGCGACCACCATGGTGCGGACCGCGAAGGCCCGGGACATCAGCGTCACCCGATGAAACATGGAATAACAATACAACATACGGATGGAGTATCAGAGACGGCTGAACGTGGCAAGCGCGGCGGCGGGCAGTTCACCCGGTCGCGTAGCGATCATTTGTCGGTAACTTTGGGGCACGGAACCCGCCGTCTTCGTCCCGATGCCTGATTCTAGCCCCATAAATAAACTTCATCGTGTTCAATTCCGTGCCGCTTTACGGCACAAACTCACCAAAGGGACGATTAAAACCAGCTAGCCAGCCCTTTAATCGTGTCTTCAGATCCGCCACGGTCTGTGCGTGTTGGGGATCTTTGGCGAGATTATGTTTCTCACCGGGATCGGCTTGGAGATCATATAATTGGTCTGCTTCCCAGTAGCCAGGATGCTCCTTTAAAGCAATTTCCTGTAAATTCAACGAGGTATCCATGTGGTATGCCGGCCTGCCCAGTGACTTATCCTTGATCTTTTCCTGCATCTCTGGTGAATACCGCAGCGCAATATACTTCCAGCGATCCACGCAAACCGCACGCGTATGGCCAATCTCCAAGAAAAACGCGTCGCGCCATTTGCCTGGCACTCCTTTTGCCAACGGCATCAGGCTCATGCCATCCAAATGCATCGGCGGTGGGGCTTTGGCTCCCGCCAGATCAAGACAGGTGGGAACAAAATCTATGTTTTGCACTGGCTGGTCGCAAATCAGCCCGGACGGCACCCGGCCCTTGCCCCACATGAAGCAGGGTGTTCGCGCCCCGCCATCATAGCAGGTGCCCTTGCCGCCCATGGTGCCGTTATCGCTGAAAAATAGGATCACCGTGTTCTCCAGTTTTCCCGAAATTTCCAGTTTGTTGATCAGCGCGGCAATGCCGTCGTCCAGCCAGGTGGCGTGTCCCATGTTCTCGGAAATTCCAGCCCTCTGGAGCCGTTCGGCGATGCTGGACCGGGACGCCTGTACTTTCAGCCGCTCCGGCAGATGCCCGGCTGGGGTCATCGTGGGATCGCCCCCAATGGATTTATGCGGTGCCGGACTGTGCTGCAACGTCGTGCATACATGCAGGAAGAAGGGCCGGTCCCCGGCCTGATCCAGAAAATCCAACGCGCCTTTGGTGATCCATTCCATGTTATGAAGTTTGAGCGCATTTAGCTTGTGGTCATCCAGGTTTCCGCGATACACGCTGGCGGCATACTCAAACCCCGTCTTTTGGATGTATTCGCAAAGCCGCCGCTGGTTTTCCGCCAGCTTCTTGGCCACTTCCGGGTCGTGCAAATCGGCATCCGCAGCTACTGGTTGCAAGACCGGTGTGCCGGTGTGCCATTTGCCGACAAAGCCAGTGTAATACCCGTTTTCTTTCAATACCCGTGCCACGTTCCAACTGCCCGGTTCCACCTGCACATTGAAACCCACATTGGATTGCTTGCCCGGCGGGCACAGCTTTAGAAACCGCTCAGTCTGGCACCGGCTGGCATACTGCCCCGTGAGACAGGTGTAACGGCTGGGTGTGCAAACGCTGGAGGAATTATAGGCCCGGGTAAACTTCACCCCCTCCGCACATAGT
Above is a window of Verrucomicrobiota bacterium DNA encoding:
- a CDS encoding DUF4886 domain-containing protein; the encoded protein is MLYCYSMFHRVTLMSRAFAVRTMVVAVLALTVAAAGAANEAAGRTVRLLTVGNSFSQNATHYLGDLAKAAGDILEIHRADIGGSTMQQHWEKAENHERDPQSTNGLYATRRSLKQELTSNPLDFVTIQQASIRSHDLNTYRPYARQLYDYIKKHAPKAEVILHETWAYRVDDPRFAVKSPKAGEPATQLEMYQSLTNAYRTIARELGVLLLPVGEAFYLADTDPKWGFRPDTAFDAKQAQIPALPDQTHSLHAGWRWQKSKTSDQQKLSMDGHHAGVAGEYLGACVFYEVMFGKTVVGNTFTPAGLAPDHARFLQETAHQVVQQNIGR
- a CDS encoding sulfatase-like hydrolase/transferase is translated as MKIRYFSTVLGCALAIVNSCIAATVEVPRPNILFILTDDQNSDTLGCFGGKVLTPTLDKLCAEGVKFTRAYNSSSVCTPSRYTCLTGQYASRCQTERFLKLCPPGKQSNVGFNVQVEPGSWNVARVLKENGYYTGFVGKWHTGTPVLQPVAADADLHDPEVAKKLAENQRRLCEYIQKTGFEYAASVYRGNLDDHKLNALKLHNMEWITKGALDFLDQAGDRPFFLHVCTTLQHSPAPHKSIGGDPTMTPAGHLPERLKVQASRSSIAERLQRAGISENMGHATWLDDGIAALINKLEISGKLENTVILFFSDNGTMGGKGTCYDGGARTPCFMWGKGRVPSGLICDQPVQNIDFVPTCLDLAGAKAPPPMHLDGMSLMPLAKGVPGKWRDAFFLEIGHTRAVCVDRWKYIALRYSPEMQEKIKDKSLGRPAYHMDTSLNLQEIALKEHPGYWEADQLYDLQADPGEKHNLAKDPQHAQTVADLKTRLKGWLAGFNRPFGEFVP